Proteins encoded together in one Pectinophora gossypiella chromosome 20, ilPecGoss1.1, whole genome shotgun sequence window:
- the LOC126376009 gene encoding N-acetylglucosamine-6-sulfatase-like, producing the protein MFINNMLNSLLLLVICGTVCEGKKPNFVVVLTDDQDVVLGGMTPMKNVQRFIGNEGVTFTNSYTTSPICCPSRASFLTGLYVHNHNTYNNSLHGGCYSPSWQNHERRTFANVLQQHGYDTFYAGKYLNEYGTERAGGPERVPPGWSEWHGLVGNSVYYNYTISNNGVPTHSTDLYLTDVIRDVAISYIENQTESRPFLMVLAPPAPHQPFTPAPRHQGVYKNVTAVRHPNFNIAVDDKHWLLTMPPSPLPKSMMPELDRVYRSRWEALLAVDEMVADVIEALDSQSLLEDTYLIYTSDNGYHVGQFSQVYDKRQPYETDIKVPLVIRGPNVEKNVHSDQPVLNIDLAPTILHLAGVDPPKTMDGHPIDLGNKDVGDRAMLVEYYGEGRDGTVDPKCPWSYDSDNLAQCHPLYECKCQDARNNTYGCVRHLAQRVNTKFCYFTDDESFTEIYDLAADPYELRNIKDQMLPAIRHWYQLTLVRLLECKGVTECDITFDQQAF; encoded by the exons atgtttattaacaATATGTTAAATTCTTTATTGTTACTCGTTATATGTGGAACTGTGTGTGAGGGCAAAAAGCCTAACTTCGTTGTGGTGTTAACCGACGACCAAGATGTGGTTTTAGGTGGGATG aCTCCAATGAAGAATGTGCAAAGGTTCATTGGTAATGAAGGGGTTACATTTACTAACTCG TACACGACTTCCCCAATCTGCTGCCCGAGCCGAGCCAGCTTCCTCACGGGGTTGTACGTCCACAACCACAACACGTATAACAACAGCCTACACGGCGGGTGCTACTCGCCCTCCTGGCAGAACCACGAGAGACGCACCTTCGCCAACGTGTTGCAACAACACGGATATGACACCTTCTATGCTGGGAAGTACTTGAATGAG TACGGCACGGAGCGCGCGGGCGGGCCGGAGAGAGTGCCCCCGGGGTGGTCCGAGTGGCACGGGCTGGTCGGCAACTCTGTCTACTACAACTACACCATCTCAAACAACGGCGTGCCGACGCATTCCACCGATCTTTACCTCACTGATGTTATT CGCGATGTAGCAATCAGCTACATCGAGAACCAGACAGAGTCTCGTCCGTTCCTGATGGTGCTGGCGCCCCCCGCGCCTCACCAGCCGTTCACCCCCGCGCCGCGGCACCAAGGAGTGTATAAAAATGTCACCGCGGTGAGACATCCCAACTTCAACATTGCTGTCGAC GACAAGCACTGGCTGCTGACAATGCCGCCGTCACCTCTACCTAAGTCCATGATGCCAGAACTCGACCGCGTGTACCGCTCGCGGTGGGAAGCCCTGCTGGCCGTCGATGAGATGGTGGCTGATGTGATAGAAGCTCTAGACTCGCAGTCGCTGCTTGAAGACACCTACCTGATCTATACTTCGGATAATGGATATCACGTTG GTCAATTCTCCCAAGTGTACGACAAACGTCAGCCGTACGAGACTGACATAAAAGTTCCTCTTGTCATCCGAGGACCTAACGTGGAGAAGAACGTCCATAGCGACCAGCCCGTGCTCAACATAGACCTAGCCCCGACGATACTCCACTTGGCCGGCGTAGATCCTCCCAAGACCATGGATGGGCATCCCATAGACTTGGGAAATAAGGATGTAGGGGATAGAGCTATGCTGGTAGAGTATTACGGCGAGGGCAGGGACGGTACGGTGGATCCGAAATGCCCATGGAGTTATGACAGCGATAATCTGGCT CAATGCCATCCACTCTACGAGTGCAAGTGTCAAGACGCCCGCAACAACACGTACGGCTGCGTGCGCCACCTCGCGCAGCGTGTTAACACCAAGTTCTGTTACTTCACCGACGACGAG TCATTCACAGAAATATACGACTTGGCGGCAGATCCTTATGAGTTGAGGAATATCAAGGACCAGATGTTGCCCGCAATACGGCACTGGTACCAACTCACCCTGGTTCGCTTGTTAGAGTGCAAGGGCGTAACCGAGTGCGACATCACCTTCGACCAACAAGCGTTCTAG
- the LOC126375993 gene encoding uncharacterized protein LOC126375993, producing the protein MINDDINDYLPSILNPRGIKKQHGDLSLTQNSIVSRCSLSLKRKNGVPNIKKSLHKPHLANKENAHNINNLPRETPNAKNVDKDKSNQGGNLDLPTTLQLHPVCPLEKEFRGHELPNQNNVQNKNNIIESSIGLSAVEDLITDKQNIESCPVSFEELEVQKKDVQDRNNNESLVALSSATELNEINVLDNSTSTIEYELTEKPVISVSFGVTNCKALHVSTNTSNIKNIVVTRKDCGMDVDCDVIECSDISTENDQNEVTQTLGQNTPKKSAVAVSLEIKKKKSTEETVTENSKVLILNTDAIERLSHVIVQPPNYKLVKRQISDSSKFKNKGKRKRESVRDGKTVRGDNLKQKRIDCYFGTNTEVLKGTVESVKNEAVARGDDEEMSKNLGVADAVKCDRGRSASKSRRESTLSPRTRVAPRNEHVKNSTSDARGTPKLRHDSANSAPSPRKNLDSTPFTLPTKSTSNKASIYPKNIPHYKIVAGTHFAVDAFSYGDVPNVKHYFLTHFHSDHYSGLKKTFNKVLFCTKITADLCISRLGVNPKCLHIMGFDETITIDGIEVTAVDANHCPGAMMLVFTLPSGKTLLHTGDFRASPNMESYPVFWNKDIHTIYLDSTYCNPRYDFPTQDQSLEMALYHLRQKKMSLEKTGKKFSSVLIVCGTYTIGKEKFFLGMARRVGCSVWACPEKDKVLQAVEGRSFGTASPAACQLHVVPMRDLTHEKLRSYLESLQGAFSEVVAFKPSGWENGKNSTLEKDLVTIHGIPYSEHSSFSEMIRFVKFLNPKQVVPTVDISGGIKAVQKFFPCPLVHKEGSAAQSKVTDYFSIQNRQQLPAGVT; encoded by the exons ATGATTAATGATGATATTAACGATTACTTGCCGTCTATTCTAAATCCAAGAGGAATCAAAAAACAGCATGGAGACCTGTCGTTAACCCAA AACTCAATTGTAAGCCGGTGCTCATTATCACTGAAGAGGAAGAATGGAGTTCCTAATATAAAGAAAAGTCTTCATAAA ccaCACTTAGCTAACAAAGAGAATGCACATAATATCAATAATTTACCAAGAGAAACACCAAATGCCAAAAATGTAGATAAAGACAAGAGTAACCAAGGTGGTAACCTTGACTTGCCTACCACTCTGCAGCTCCATCCT GTATGTCCACTGGAAAAAGAATTTCGCGGCCATGAATTACCAAATcaaaataatgtacaaaataaaaataatattatagaaaGTAGCATAGGTTTATCTGCTGTGGAAGACCTTATTACAGATAAACAAAACATTGAATCATGTCCAGTTAGTTTTGAAGAATTAGAAGTACAAAAAAAAGATGTTCAAGATAGAAACAACAATGAATCTCTCGTGGCTCTATCTTCAGCCACTGAGCTGAATGAAATCAATGTTTTAGACAACAGTACAAGTACAATTGAATATGAATTAACAGAAAAACCAGTGATATCAGTGTCCTTTGGTGTCACGAATTGTAAAGCATTGCATGTCAGTACAAACACCAGTAATATTAAGAATATAGTTGTAACTCGTAAGGATTGCGGCATGGATGTTGATTGTGATGTGATAGAATGCTCAGATATATCTACCGAGAACGACCAAAATGAGGTGACTCAAACCCTCGGACAGAATACACCAAAGAAGTCGGCCGTAGCTGTCAgcttagaaataaaaaagaaaaaatcaacTGAAGAAACTGTGACAGAAAACTCAAAAGTTCTAATTTTAAACACTGATGCCATCGAGAGACTGTCTCATGTCATTGTTCAACCACCAAATTACAAATTAGTGAAACGGCAAATTTCAGATAgcagtaaattcaaaaataaaggcAAACGGAAACGAGAGTCTGTTAGGGATGGAAAAACTGTGCGTGGGGATAATTTGAAACAGAAACGTATCGATTGTTATTTTGGTACAAACACTGAAGTTTTGAAGGGGACTGTGGAAAGTGTGAAAAATGAGGCTGTAGCTCGTGGTGATGATGAGGAAATGAGCAAGAATCTGGGCGTGGCGGACGCTGTGAAGTGCGACCGCGGGCGCTCGGCTAGCAAGTCCCGGCGCGAGAGCACGCTGTCGCCGCGCACGCGCGTGGCGCCGCGCAATGAGCACGTCAAGAACAGCACGTCGGACGCACGCGGCACGCCCAAGCTGCGACACGACAGCGCCAACTCCGCGCCCTCGCCCAGGAAGAACTTAGACTCGACGCCCTTTACTTTGCCGACCAAGTCGACATCTAATAAGGCTTCCATTTACCCTAAAAATATACCTCACTATAAGATTGTGGCAG GCACACATTTCGCGGTAGACGCGTTCTCGTATGGGGATGTTCCGAACGTGAAGCATTACTTCCTGACGCACTTCCACTCCGACCATTACTCGGGGCTCAAGAAAACCTTCAACAAAGTCTTGTTCTGCACTAAGATTACTG CCGACCTCTGCATATCACGGTTAGGAGTGAATCCGAAATGTTTACACATAATGGGTTTTGATGAGACCATCACAATTGACGGGATCGAAGTTACGGCTGTGGATGCTAATCA TTGCCCCGGCGCAATGATGCTAGTGTTCACACTACCGTCGGGCAAGACGCTGCTACACACGGGCGACTTCCGCGCTTCGCCCAACATGGAGTCATACCCCGTCTTCTGGAACAAGGACATACACACCATCTACCTGGACTCGAC GTACTGCAATCCTCGCTACGACTTCCCGACGCAAGACCAGAGCCTGGAGATGGCGCTGTACCACCTGCGCCAGAAGAAGATGTCGCTCGAGAAGACTGGCAAGAAGTTCTCCTCCGTGCTCATCGTCTGCGGCACCTATACTATCG GCAAAGAGAAGTTCTTCCTGGGCATGGCGCGGCGCGTGGGGTGCTCGGTGTGGGCGTGCCCGGAGAAGGACAAGGTGCTGCAGGCGGTGGAGGGCCGCAGCTTCGGCACCGCCTCGCCCGCCGCGTGCCAGCTGCACGTGGTGCCCATGCGGGACCTGACGCACGAG AAGCTACGCAGCTACCTGGAGAGCCTGCAGGGCGCGTTCAGCGAGGTGGTGGCGTTCAAGCCCAGCGGCTGGGAGAACGGGAAGAACTCCACGCTCGAGAAAGACCTGGTCACTATACATG GTATCCCGTATAGCGAGCACTCGTCGTTCTCGGAGATGATCCGCTTCGTGAAGTTCCTGAACCCAAAGCAGGTGGTGCCCACTGTGGACATCTCCGGCGGCATCAAGGCTGTACAG AAGTTCTTCCCGTGCCCGCTGGTGCATAAGGAGGGGTCGGCGGCGCAGAGCAAGGTGACCGACTACTTCAGCATACAGAACCGACAACAACTGCCCGCCGGCGTCACTTGA